A section of the Pseudorasbora parva isolate DD20220531a chromosome 2, ASM2467924v1, whole genome shotgun sequence genome encodes:
- the LOC137050460 gene encoding NAD(P)(+)--arginine ADP-ribosyltransferase 2-like → MLLIIEALLLILAALGQDHRASVKGQIIPLDMAEKSVDDKYGECTKKMADLVETKLLQAELKASSVFKLAWDKGKDFAKGPKDDLKRNHLIAIHVYSDASVYKDFNPDTRSGKKKYIDKEYKWYSLHFLLTEAIQILKKTQNQCYSTFRGTKDTFNKNVLNKEVRFGSFASSSLDIKVAKYFGTKSCFEIYTCEGADMTKYSKLPHEKEVLIPPYEKFKVTAVKTKDEQKDLWCETVFVLKTTGTRSDLNCALFKKRSKKPSKKPSKKPSKTKTKYYALNKGH, encoded by the exons ATGCTGCTGATCATTGAAGCTCTTCTTCTCATTTTAGCTGCTCTGGGACAG GATCACAGAGCTTCTGTTAAAGGACAGATAATTCCATTGGATATGGCAGAGAAATCTGTTGATGACAAATATGGTGAATGTACAAAGAAAATGGCGGATCTGGTGGAGACAAAACTTCTACAGGCAGAACTAAAAGCCTCATCTGTTTTTAAACTGGCTTGGGATAAAGGGAAAGATTTTGCCAAGGGCCCGAAAGATGATTTGAAAAGGAATCATTTAATCGCCATTCATGTGTACAGTGACGCTAGTGTATACAAGGACTTCAATCCTGACACTCGTTCTggtaaaaaaaagtacatagATAAGGAATACAAATGGTATTCACTTCACTTTCTGTTAACAGAAGCGATACAGATTCTGAAGAAAACACAAAATCAATGCTATTCTACATTTCGTGGTACCAaagatacatttaataagaatGTTCTGAACAAAGAGGTTCGTTTTGGCTCGTTTGCATCCTCCTCTCTTGATATTAAGGTAGCAAAATATTTTGGAACTAAATCTTGTTTTGAAATCTACACATGTGAAGGTGCTGATATGACAAAATATTCTAAGCTTCCTCATGAGAAAGAGGTGCTGATTCCTCCATATGAGAAGTTTAAAGTCACTGCTGTCAAGACAAAAGATGAGCAGAAAGATCTCTGGTGTGAGACTGTGTTTGTGTTGAAAACCACTGGAACAAGAAGTGACCTGAACTGTGCTCTATTCAAGAAACGATCCAAGAAACCATCCAAGAAACCATCCAAGAAACCATCCAAGACCAAAACAAAGTACTATGCACTGAACAAAGGGCACTGA
- the LOC137050476 gene encoding NAD(P)(+)--arginine ADP-ribosyltransferase 2-like isoform X2 produces MLLIIEALLLILAALGQDHRAAAAAVKGQIFPLDMAEKSVDDQYMDCRDKMADLVKTKFLKNELNKSPDFKAAWDKGKEFAKGPKDDLTENHLIAIYVYSDATVYKYFNNDTRHDKKKYIDNEYKWYSLHFLLTEAIQILNKTQNQCHTTYRGTNVEFNKTVLNTEVRFGSFASSSLDHNVTKRFGTKSCFEIYTCEGANMTKYSKLPREKEVLIPPYEKFKVTAVKTKDKQNSLWCETVFELKTTGTRSDLNCALFKKPSKNPS; encoded by the exons ATGTTGCTGATCATTGAAGCTCTTCTTCTCATTTTAGCTGCTCTGGGACAG GATCACagagctgctgctgctgctgttaagGGACAGATATTTCCATTGGATATGGCAGAGAAATCTGTTGATGACCAATATATGGACTGTAGAGACAAAATGGCAGACCTGGTAAAGACAAAATTTTTAAAGAATGAACTCAATAAATCCCCTGATTTTAAAGCGGCTTGGGATAAAGGGAAAGAGTTTGCCAAGGGCCCGAAAGATGATTTGACAGAGAATCATTTAATCGCCATTTATGTGTACAGTGACGCTACTGTATACAAGTACTTCAATAATGATACtcgtcacgataaaaaaaagtacatagACAATGAATACAAATGGTACTCACTTCATTTTCTGTTAACAGAAGCGATACAGATTCTGaataaaacacaaaatcaaTGCCATACTACTTATCGTGGTACAAATGTTGAATTTAATAAGACTGTTCTGAACACAGAGGTTCGTTTTGGCTCATTTGCATCCTCCTCTCTTGATCATAATGTAACAAAACGTTTTGGAACTAAATCTTGTTTTGAAATCTACACATGTGAAGGAGCTAATATGACAAAATATTCTAAGCTTCCTCGTGAGAAAGAGGTTCTGATTCCTCCGTATGAGAAGTTTAAAGTCACTGCTGTCAAGACAAAAGATAAGCAGAACAGTCTCTGGTGTGAGACTGTGTTTGAGTTAAAAACCACTGGAACAAGAAGTGACCTGAACTGTGCTCTATTCAAGAAACCATCCAAGAATCCATCTTGA
- the LOC137091993 gene encoding uncharacterized protein, producing MGRLDDAAKRKVVELREAGLSFRKIKAVLELENIKVSAQAIYLFLKEFQGRSRKEDGAAGNSSHNVQAPTAGREMGGTEARRVGWSDQQLRNLLREASRVAASQQAGSSSDARGGQSSGTGPAGRREAQGGGKDEDIRIVSVTSLAHGTQNAGVQGPRSGVGMGAMSGASYIRRRHTPSPANPVLVARKRLLDKALLHRARVRDSGPQTGQQVSLSVRRDPSSFSGPDGRKLMVPQTASFDLTTARPPNMRSLHQGASPHRRWMHQRVGVPVRAPQNPPRVGIRLPDPPAAGGTSQNAAPSARVQNVTNQPSPPPQRSVLDPAAVSSLSEQIQSLGSELRSLGLALRMMVDQQGRLEREQAQQTQVQKQILSTLQDFASKFDPLQSTCAPASCSLASSAPFSQTATSQGAYAQCSQAQTRYNEIHDSGLESIEVFSLDQLSSPTMNGFQQCPTSSGPAFSHSQARTATFTQTHTQEYSPSTLPYPQPHTDSFTGMDGKSVDMPSTSADGSFQACSPPNHTSSLPVSPHEPELNIIKVENV from the exons ATGGGCAGACTGGACGATGCTGCCAAGCGCAAGGTGGTGGAGCTGCGGGAGGCAGGTTTGAGCTTCCGTAAGATCAAAGCTGTGTTGGAGCTGGAGAACATCAAGGTGTCTGCGCAGGCCATCTACCTGTTCCTGAAGGAGTTTCAAGGGAGATCACGAAAGGAGGACGGAGCGGCTGGGAACAGCAGCCATAATGTTCAGGCACCAACGGCAGGCAGGGAGATGGGCGGCACTGAGGCGCGGCGGGTTGGCTGGAGCGATCAGCAGCTTAGGAACCTCCTCAGAGAAGCTTCCAGAGTTGCTGCGTCCCAGCAGGCCGGGTCCTCTTCGGATGCAAGAGGAGGACAGTCTTCTGGGACGGGTCCGGCTGGCAGAAGGGAGGCACAGGGTGGGGGAAAAGATGAGGACATCCGTATTGTCAGCGTGACCTCGTTGGCACACGGTACGCAGAATGCTGGGGTCCAAGGGCCACGCTCAGGAGTCGGGATGGGAGCGATGAGTGGCGCTTCTTATATAAGACGACGACACACACCCTCACCTGCCAATCCTGTGCTAGTGGCTCGCAAACGACTCCTGGATAAGGCTTTGCTCCATAGAGCGCGG GTAAGAGACAGCGGCCCTCAGACCGGCCAGCAGGTGTCGTTGTCAGTGAGACGAGATCCGTCCTCCTTCTCTGGTCCTGATGGGAGGAAGCTTATGGTACCACAGACAGCTTCTTTCGACCTCACTACTGCCAGACCTCCAAACATG AGGTCACTGCACCAAGGAGCCAGTCCTCACAGGAGATGGATGCACCAGCGGGTGGGTGTTCCTGTTCGCGCTCCTCAAAACCCACCCCGTGTCGGTATCCGCCTCCCCGACCCGCCCGCCGCTGGGGGGACATCCCAAAATGCAGCCCCCTCTGCCCGGGTCCAAAACGTGACCAACCAGCCTTCACCTCCTCCCCAGCGGAGCGTCCTGGACCCTGCCGCCGTGAGCAGCCTTTCGGAGCAGATCCAGTCGTTGGGCTCAGAGCTGAGAAGTTTGGGCCTGGCGTTGAGGATGATGGTGGATCAACAAGGCCGACTGGAGAGAGAACAAGCCCAGCAGACTCAGGTCCAGAAGCAAATCCTCAGCACGCTGCAGGATTTCGCATCCAAATTCGACCCTCTGCAGTCCACTTGTGCTCCAGCATCTTGTTCGCTGGCCTCCTCGGCGCCGTTTAGCCAGACCGCGACCAGCCAGGGCGCCTACGCTCAGTGCAGCCAAGCCCAGACGCGATACAACGAGATCCACGATTCTGGTCTCGAGAGCATCGAGGTGTTCTCTCTGGACCAGCTCAGCTCACCAACCATGAATGGGTTTCAGCAGTGCCCGACCTCCAGCGGGCCAGCGTTCTCCCACTCACAAGCGCGCACGGCAACGTttactcagacacacacacaagaatACTCGCCCAGCACACTCCCGTATCCACAGCCACACACAGACTCCTTTACGGGGATGGATGGTAAATCCGTAGACATGCCCTCCACCAGTGCAGATGGATCATTCCAGGCGTGCAGTCCTCCCAACCACACATCTAGTCTTCCGGTTTCGCCACACGAGCCTGAGCTGAACATTATTAAGGTGGAGAACGTCTGA